Proteins found in one Bicyclus anynana chromosome 24, ilBicAnyn1.1, whole genome shotgun sequence genomic segment:
- the LOC112054518 gene encoding cytochrome P450 4V2, with protein sequence MWIVILPLVALCCTAWWVITNKDVPPAYPGYLPLIGHAHLLIGDSINLWNLVKMISYKSLKAEGAVSLWIGPRRLYFVADPNDFLKVANTCFEKDEVYEYAKPWMGNGLVTSDALLWKAHRKMLNPAFNPAVLDGFMEMFNSQARRLVTSLEVEAGRGPFDHWAYSRRNALETICFGALGMDFRDKKELFGEYASATEELFNIFSKRFQTIWLHSDFMYNRSKLKKRQDELLPIVHNMSNGILKKKKADILNCDNVRGKEKGKETIFKPFLDLILELSKERGTFNDEEIREHIDNIIMAGYDASAIVVTYALVLVGSYPHIQEKVCEELHKVFGDEDRDVTKQDLSKLVYIDAVFKETMRFYPVVPVVARHLDKDIILRNCTLSKGKTCILSVYGVHRHPVWGLDAEEFKPERWLDPATLPDVPNAFAGFSMGRRNCIGQTYASMSIRIILSHIFRNYKVFGDHTKMVARFDVLLKPVSGYHVQIEKKNK encoded by the exons ATGTGGATAGTGATACTTCCGCTAGTTGCTTTGTGTTGCACTGCGTGGTGGGTGATCACCAACAAAGATGTACCACCGGCGTATCCTGGCTACCTGCCTCTGATAGGGCACGCTCATCTACTCATTGGAGACagtataa ATTTATGGAACCTTGTTAAGATGATAAGCTATAAAAGTTTGAAGGCCGAGGGTGCTGTGTCCTTGTGGATTGGGCCTAGACGCTTATACT ttgTGGCTGACCCGAACGACTTTTTGAAAGTTGCTAACACATGCTTCGAAAAGGACGAAGTCTACGAATATGCTAAGCCCTGGATGGGCAATGGACTGGTCACTAGTGATG caTTATTATGGAAAGCCCATCGGAAAATGTTGAACCCGGCGTTCAACCCAGCAGTACTGGATGGGTTCATGGAAATGTTCAACAGTCAAGCTCGGCGACTGGTTACGTCTCTGGAGGTAGAGGCAGGTAGAGGACCGTTCGATCACTGGGCTTACAGTCGAAGAAATGCTCTGGAAACTATATGCT TCGGAGCTTTAGGAATGGACTTTAGAGACAAAAAAGAACTCTTCGGCGAATACGCCAGTGCAACGGAAGAGCTTTTTAATATCTTTTCGAAAAGGTTCCAGACGATCTGGTTGCACAGCGACTTCATGTACAATAGATCAAAGTTGAAGAAGAGACAAGACGAGCTGTTACCAATTGTGCACAATATGTCAAACggt ATtctaaaaaagaagaaagcagATATCTTGAATTGTGATAATGTGAGAGGCAAGGAAAAAGGAAAAG AAACAATATTCAAACCATTTTTGGATCTCATCCTAGAACTGTCAAAGGAAAGAGGAACATTCAATGATGAAGAGATTCGAGAACACATCGATAACATAATTATGGCTGGTTATGATGCTTCAGCCATCGTGGTTACGTATGCTTTAGTGCTGGTTGGATCCTACCCTCACATTCAGGAGAAAGTTTGTGAAGA GTTACACAAAGTTTTTGGAGACGAAGATAGAGATGTGACAAAGCAAGATCTATCAAAGCTGGTTTACATAGATGCTGTATTCAAAGAAACTATGCGGTTTTATCCGGTAGTGCCCGTTGTAGCAAGACATCTCGACAAAGACATCATACTAC GAAATTGCACTCTCTCGAAAGGTAAAACATGTATTCTGTCGGTCTATGGAGTCCATAGACATCCCGTGTGGGGTCTAGATGCAGAAGAATTTAAGCCCGAGCGTTGGCTGGACCCCGCAACTCTGCCAGATGTCCCCAACGCGTTCGCAGGGTTCAGCATGGGAAGGAGGAATTGCATAG GTCAAACTTACGCCAGTATGTCAATACGGATTATTCTGAGCCACATTTTCCGCAATTACAAGGTGTTTGGAGACCACACCAAGATGGTGGCAAGATTCGACGTTTTGCTGAAGCCTGTATCGGGGTACCATGTAcaaattgaaaagaaaaataaataa